One genomic window of Hyperolius riggenbachi isolate aHypRig1 chromosome 7, aHypRig1.pri, whole genome shotgun sequence includes the following:
- the LOC137525250 gene encoding kalirin-like, with amino-acid sequence MRKRDGKEPSSQCKSMEGLGSKVKDHHSSEESECDDFDPSSSMEIMNPNFIQEVAPEFLLPLVDIICVVGDTVTLHCKVCGRPKPTITWKGPDQSVLDGDSSSYTMIASESGDIRLKICNLMPQDSGIYTCVASNELGSASTSATIKVQGVPGAPSQPVAQERSSSSVILRWLPPSSTGNCTISGYTVEYKDEATQVWQQSVASTLDTYLVLEDLTPGSTYQFRVSASNPWGISLPSDPSEPLRLPENDANTDGSTIFWKGNFEQMYVELQEIGRGRFSVVKKCVHKNSRKDVAVKFVSKKLKKREQAAHEAALLQHLQHPQYLALHDTYESDNTYNLVLDLVDDGRLLDYLMRHDELMEEKVAFYVRDILGALQYLHGCRVAHLDIKPENLLIDLRIPVPRVKIIDLEDAMRITGHYYVHQLLGNPEFAAPEVIKGTPVSLSTDIWSLGVLTYVMLSGVSPFLDESNEETCMNISRVDFSFPLEYFTSVSQAAQDFIRATLQEDARWRPTVATCLLHPWLQPHYSNYSKIPLDTTRLATFIERRSHQNDARPLPNTKSLLVNRNTTGT; translated from the exons ATCATGAACCCGAACTTCATCCAAGAAG TGGCTCCGGagttcctcctccctctggtgGACATCATATGTGTGGTCGGGGACACGGTGACCTTACATTGCAAAGTCTGTGGCCGTCCCAAACCAACAATCACGTGGAAAGGCCCCGATCAGAGCGTCCTGGACGGGGACAGCAGCAGCTACACCATGATAGCCAG CGAATCCGGAGACATCCGACTTAAGATCTGCAATCTGATGCCTCAGGATAGCGGCATCTACACGTGTGTGGCTAGCAATGAGCTCGGCTCCGCCTCCACGTCCGCCACCATCAAAGTACAAG GAGTCCCCGGGGCCCCCAGCCAACCAGTGGCTCAGGAGAGAAGCAGCTCGTCTGTCATCCTCCGCTGGCTGCCGCCGTCCAGCACCGGGAACTGCACCATCTCCGGCTACACCGTGGAGTACAAGGATGAAG CTACCCAAGTCTGGCAGCAGTCTGTCGCCTCTACTCTGGATACTTACCTTGTGCTGGAGGACCTGACGCCTGGGAGCACCTACCAGTTCAGGGTCAGCGCTAGCAACCCTTGGGGCATCAGCCTGCCCAGTGACCCATCGGAGCCCCTACGCCTGCCTGAGAATG ATGCCAATACGGACGGATCCACCATATTCTGGAAGGGGAACTTTGAGCAGATGTACGTGGAGCTGCAGGAGATCGGGAG GGGGCGGTTTTCCGTGGTGAAGAAATGCGTGCACAAGAACTCCCGGAAGGACGTCGCGGTGAAATTTGTCAGTAAAAAGCTGAAGAAACGGGAACAGGCGGCACATGAGGCAGCGCTGCTCCAACACCTGCAACACCCGCAGTACCTGGCGCTGCACGACACCTACGAGTCCGACAACACCTACAACCTCGTGCTGGACCT AGTGGATGATGGGCGCCTCCTGGATTATCTCATGAGACATGACGAGCTGATGGAGGAGAAGGTGGCCTTCTATGTGCGAGACATCCTGGGTGCCCTCCAGTACCTGCACGGCTGCCGGGTTGCCCACCTAGACATCAAG CCAGAAAACCTCCTCATAGATCTCCGTATTCCAGTGCCACGGGTGAAGATTATTGACCTGGAAGATGCTATGCGGATCACAGGTCATTATTATGTCCACCAGCTCCTTGGTAACCCGGAGTTCGCTGCTCCGGAGGTGATAAAGGGCACCCCGGTGTCTCTGTCAACCGACATCTGGAGTCTGGGTGTCCTGACGTACGTCATGCTCAGCGGGGTGTCGCCCTTCTTGGACGAGAGCAACGAGGAGACCTGTATGAACATCAGTCGGGTGGACTTCTCCTTCCCACTCGAGTATTTCACCAGCGTGAGCCAGGCTGCTCAGGACTTCATCCGAGCCACACTGCAAGAGGATGCCCGATGGAGGCCAACCGTGGCAACCTGCCTCCTCCACCCCTGGCTCCAGCCTCACTATAGCAACTATTCCAAAATCCCTCTGGACACCACGCGCCTGGCAACCTTCATCGAGAGGCGGAGCCACCAGAACGATGCTCGCCCACTGCCCAACACCAAGAGCTTACTAGTGAACCGAAACACAACAGGAACATGA